In the Phaeobacter gallaeciensis genome, one interval contains:
- a CDS encoding HlyD family secretion protein: MFSSRWIIAGIAVLAAGAGLYYYTANGNGELPDGITSGNGRIEAVQVDISSRIAGRVATVEVKEGDLVETGQLVATIETRELEAQLSRAQAEYASVESQVAAAEAAIAQAEARLLLADQELERTRELVSRGVATAETLDVRLSDHKVAEANLTVAKASLLSQQRAVDAARFAIEEVQTYLDDARLTAPTLGRVLYRLTEPGEVIGAGGRVLTMVDLTEVYLEFFLPATEAHLLSIGSEARIRLDIADVVIPAKVSFVSPVSQFTPKQVETASERQDLMFRVRVRVPQPLVEANIDLVKTGIRGVAYVRLASEPLPDWPEFLNNIPPELTAKE, from the coding sequence ATGTTTTCTAGCAGATGGATCATAGCCGGTATCGCGGTCCTGGCGGCCGGCGCCGGGCTTTATTACTACACCGCCAACGGCAATGGTGAGCTGCCCGATGGCATTACCTCGGGCAACGGTCGCATCGAGGCGGTTCAGGTCGATATTTCCAGCCGGATCGCCGGGCGGGTCGCCACGGTCGAGGTGAAAGAGGGTGATCTGGTCGAGACCGGCCAACTGGTCGCCACCATTGAAACCCGCGAGTTGGAGGCGCAACTGTCGCGGGCACAGGCGGAATACGCATCGGTGGAAAGCCAGGTCGCAGCCGCCGAGGCCGCCATTGCGCAAGCCGAGGCGCGGTTGCTGCTGGCCGATCAGGAGCTGGAACGCACCCGCGAGCTGGTATCCCGCGGGGTCGCAACTGCCGAAACCCTCGACGTACGTCTCAGCGATCACAAGGTTGCCGAGGCCAACCTCACCGTGGCCAAGGCATCGCTTCTGTCGCAGCAGCGCGCGGTGGATGCGGCGCGTTTCGCCATTGAGGAAGTGCAGACCTATCTCGACGATGCCCGCCTGACGGCACCGACCCTTGGACGGGTACTCTACCGGCTGACCGAGCCCGGAGAGGTCATCGGCGCAGGCGGACGCGTCCTGACCATGGTCGATCTCACCGAGGTCTATCTGGAGTTTTTCCTGCCCGCCACCGAGGCGCATCTTCTGTCCATCGGCAGCGAGGCCCGCATCCGGCTTGATATCGCCGATGTGGTGATCCCGGCCAAGGTCAGTTTTGTCTCACCAGTGTCGCAATTCACGCCCAAACAGGTCGAAACCGCCAGCGAACGGCAAGATCTGATGTTCCGGGTGCGGGTCCGGGTGCCACAACCGCTGGTCGAAGCGAACATCGACCTTGTGAAGACCGGGATCCGCGGCGTGGCCTATGTGCGTCTGGCCAGCGAGCCCCTGCCGGATTGGCCGGAGTTTCTGAACAACATCCCCCCCGAACTGACCGCGAAAGAGTAA